One region of Flavobacterium sp. KACC 22763 genomic DNA includes:
- a CDS encoding DUF808 domain-containing protein gives MGSGFFALLDDIAAIMDDVAVMSKVAAKKTAGILGDDLAVNAEKASGFASSRELPVLWAISKGSLLNKIIILPIAFLLSAFFPVAIMVILVLGGLFLAYEGAEKIYEFIVPHKHEESEGITDEVLTEEEILVIEKEKVKSAIVTDFILSVEIVIIALGTVIGKPLTSQIITVSIIAVIATVGVYGIVALIVRMDEVGFKMIQHSKKENSILKFIGNILVQALPKVIKALTVIGTIALILVAGGLFVHNIEFFHHLLPNFPSIIKEFAIGLIIGFIVLGIVNLFKKIFQKKTA, from the coding sequence ATGGGTTCAGGTTTTTTCGCACTATTAGATGATATCGCAGCAATTATGGATGATGTTGCAGTAATGAGTAAAGTTGCTGCAAAGAAAACTGCCGGAATTTTGGGCGACGATTTAGCTGTAAATGCAGAAAAAGCTTCTGGATTTGCATCTTCACGAGAATTGCCGGTTTTGTGGGCAATCAGTAAAGGTTCTTTACTGAATAAAATTATCATTCTTCCAATTGCATTTTTGTTAAGTGCATTTTTTCCAGTTGCCATCATGGTAATTTTAGTTTTAGGCGGATTATTTTTAGCTTATGAAGGAGCAGAAAAAATCTATGAGTTCATTGTTCCTCACAAACATGAAGAATCGGAAGGAATTACTGATGAAGTGCTTACCGAAGAAGAAATTTTAGTAATCGAAAAAGAGAAAGTAAAATCGGCAATCGTTACCGATTTTATCCTTTCTGTAGAAATTGTAATTATCGCTTTGGGAACTGTAATCGGAAAACCATTAACGTCTCAGATTATTACGGTATCAATTATTGCAGTGATTGCTACAGTTGGAGTTTACGGAATCGTAGCGCTTATTGTTCGTATGGATGAAGTAGGTTTTAAAATGATTCAGCACAGCAAAAAAGAAAATAGTATTTTAAAGTTTATCGGAAACATTTTAGTTCAGGCGCTTCCAAAAGTTATTAAAGCGTTGACCGTTATTGGAACCATTGCCTTAATTTTGGTTGCGGGAGGTTTATTCGTTCATAATATTGAATTTTTCCACCATCTTTTACCAAATTTTCCTTCTATTATAAAAGAGTTTGCAATCGGACTTATTATTGGTTTTATTGTTTTAGGAATCGTAAATCTCTTCAAAAAGATATTTCAAAAGAAAACGGCTTAA